TTCCGGCCATCGCCTCAAAGGTGCTTGCCGGAGACAAGGGACCCGAGTCCCCGCGGAGCGGGGCGTAGGAAGCCAATGAAACCCGCTTTTCCCTCCGGCCAGGCAACCCGGTCAGCCCTGTATGGCATAGGACTGCTTGCCGCCCTCAAAGCCCTCGCGTTGGTCCTCATGGCCCAGGCTGTGGCCGGGATGCTGGCCGGCATCGCCGGCGGCGGTGCCGACTGGAGGAGTGGCTTGGCTCTGGGGGCGGCGGGCACGGTGCTCCGGTCGCTCGCCGTGTGGGGCCAAGGTATCGCCTCGCGCCGGGCGGCGCTGGGAGTCAAAGAGGAACTGCGGGCGCAGCTGATCGATCGGGCACTGTCCGACGGCGGGTCCACCACGGGCAGCCTCAACGACGGCGGCCTGGCCATCCTGGCGACCAGGGGACTGGACGCCTTGGACAACTACTACACGCAGTACCTGCCCGCCTTGGTGAACTGCGCAGCCATACCCCTGCTGGTGGGCACCAGGATCCTCTTCGCGGACTGGGTCAGCGCAGCGGTCATCGTCCTGACCGTCCCCCTGGTTCCGCTGTTCATGGTCCTCATCGGCCGGCACACCGAGGACCATGTCAAGGACGCCCAAAGCACGCTCCGCAGATTGTCCGGGCACATCCTCGAACTCGCCAAGGGACTGCCGGTCCTGGTTGGCCTGGGCCGGGCAAGCGAGCAACGCGCAGCACTGGAAGAAATCTCCGAACAGTACCGCAACCGGACCATGGTGACGCTGCGGACGGCGTTCCTCTCCGCGCTCGCCCTTGAACTCATCGCAACCATTTCCGTTGCCGTGGTAGCCGTCTTCATCGGCGTACGCCTGGTGGGCGGGGACATGGCCCTCGAAGCAGGCCTCCTTGCCCTGATCCTGGCCCCCGACTGCTACCTGCCCCTCCGGGAACTGGGAACAGCGCACCACGCCAGCGACGACGGCCGTGAGGCGTTGCAAACGACCACCGAAGTCCTGTCCGCGCCCCGGTCCACACGAATTTCCGATGCCCCCGCCCACAGCGCGGCACCCGGCCAGGTTGTGGTCAGAGACCTCTCCGTCCGTTTCGCGGGACGGAACGCTGCCGCCGTCGGGACCTTGTCCTTCACCGCCCCTGCACGGATGGTGACCGCCCTGGACGGTCCCAGCGGTGCTGGAAAGAGCACCGTGCTGGGCGTGCTCGCGGGACTGGTGGGGGATGGGGCCACAGCCAGCGTGCAGGGCACACTGGCCGGGGCAGGTCCCGACGACGTCGCCCTGGTGCCACAGCATCCGGTGATCGCCTGCGATTCCGTGCAGGAGGAAATCGAACTGTACCTGGGCGCGAGCGACGATGACGACGCCGTCGCCCGGATCCTCGAAGCAGTGGCCGCCGGCCATCTGGCGGCCAAGCATCCCGCCGAACTCAGCCCCGGTGAGTTGCGGCGCGTCGCGCTGGCGCGCGGACTGGCCCGGCTCCGGTCCGGCGCTTCCATCCTGCTGCTGGACGAGCCAACGGCCCACCTTGACCCCCTGACCGCTTCGGTGGTGCGCACCACCATAGAGTCCTTGCGCGGGTCAGCGACTGTGATCCTTGTTGCCCACGACGCAGCAACCAAGGCACTTGCAGACACCACGGTGCATCTGGGGCCGTCCGGGCAAACCGGCGGTGAGCGTGGGACGGAGAACATCGGCGCCGCCGCACCCGCCGGTGGCCTGCCGGTTGCCCCGGCGGAGTTTCCGCGCCCAGCCATCGACGACGCCCCGGCCAGCCCGGCTCTCGGCGCGGGTGGTTCCGGACGCTTCGCCGCAACCACAGCGCTCGCAGCCGTCCTGAAGCCGGTCGGCTGGAAGTTCACCGCCGCGGCCGCGGTAGGTGTCCTCGCCGCGCTCTTCGCCGTGGCTCTCTCCGGCCTCTCCGGCTGGCTGATCATCAGGGCCAGCCAGCAGCCACCCATCCTCTACCTGCTGGGCGCCATTGTGGGAGTGCGGTTCTTCGGCATCGGCAGGGCCGTCCTTCGCTACTGTGAACGTTTGCTGACCCACGACGCAATTTTCGCAGCCATGACGACGCTGCGGGGTTCTCTCTGGGGAACGCTGTCCCGCCGGGCACTTGCCCTCCGCCGCCTGCTGCAGGGAGGCAACGTCCTGGGCGCCATCGTCGACGACGTCGACACGCTGCGGGACCTCCTGCCCCGCGTGGTCCTCCCGCCACTGACCGCAATCGGAGTCGGCGCGGCCGCCGTCATTGCAACCTCCATAGTGCTGCCGGGTGCGCTGCCGGCCACCATCCTTGCCGCGCTCTGCGGCCTGTTGGCAGCCCCGGCCCTGTCCCTTCTGGCTGACAGGAACGCAGCAAAAGCCGAGCAGAGGCTGCGGTCACAGGTGCTTGGTGGCGTGGCCGCCGCCCTTGACGCCCGTGCAGACCTGACGGCCAACCGCGTAGCAGGACCGCTGCTCAAGGTTCTCCGCGACAAGGACCGGGCCGCCACCACAGCGGCGCAGCGCTCCGCCTGGGCCGAGGGGCTGGGACAGGCGGTCACCGTCCTTGGATGCTCCCTTGCCGCGCTGTGGACCGGAACCCTTGCCGCCGGAACAGCAGTCCAGCCCGAACTTGTGGCTGTGATCGTCCTGATGCAGTTGGCGCTTGTTGAGCCCTACGCCGGGGTGGTGACGGCTGTCCGGCAGGCCCCGGCACTTGCAGCCGTCCTTCAACGGGTCAGTGCCGCGGGGGCACTCGACGCCGCGGGAGGACTCGACAAGGAGCCGGAGGCCGGTACGGAACCGCGCCCAGTAGTAGGGAAAGCGCACGACGACGGCAGCGCGGTCGCGCCCGCCCTGCTTCCTCACGCCGGACTCCTGTTGGACGGCATTGCCGCCCGTTGGCCCGACGGGCCCACGGTCTTCTCCAACGTCTCGGCCGAGGCCAGGCCCGGACGGTGGCTTGCGGTCACCGGACCGTCGGGTTCGGGCAAATCCACGCTCCTGTCCGTGCTCCTCGGCTTCCTCCCTGTCACGGAAGGCACTGTCCGGTTGTCCGGGACCGTCGCATGGTGCCCCCAAGAGGCACATCTCTTCGACTCCACCATCCGCGGCAACCTCATGCTCGGCAGGCCCGCCGCCAACAAACCCGGCGAAGCGGAAATGTACAGGGCGCTGGCGGATGTTGGCCTGGATGCGCTCGTGGAGACCCTTCCCGGGAAACTCGATACGCGGATCGGGCCAGGTGGCGTGTTCCTCAGCGGCGGCGAACGGCAGCGGCTCGCCATGGCCCGGACACTCCTGACCGGTGCCAGGATCCTCCTGCTCGATGAGCCGACGGCCCACCTGGACGCCGGGTCCGCGGAAACCATGATGACTGCCCTGCGCCGGGGTTTGAAGGACATCACCGTGGTTCTGGTGACCCATAACCCGGCCGACATCGATCCGGCCGACGCCCGCCTTGACCTGCCGGATCGGCAGACCGTCAGTGAAAGCGCGGCGGAACTGGTGGGACACCCGACTGGTCAGTAGCCTGTTTCCATGCCCGAGGAGACCTCGCCCCAGACCGTCCCCAACCAACAGCTTGCCGCCGATGCCTTTCCGGACCCCGCCGCGACCGGGCTGCGCTGGGAGCCTGCTTCCGCCGCGCATCTGGAGACGTGGGCCGCGCTCATCGCCCGGACGGCCGCCGTCGAGCATCCCTCCTGGTTCGAAAAGCCCGGCGACCTGGTCCACATCCTGGAGTCCACCACCAACGAGGCCAGGATCCATACCTTGATCGGCCTCGACACCGAGGGCGTGGCAAGGGCATATGGCCGCATCACCAAAAACCCGGAAGGTGACAAGGCAGCCGGTATGGGCTGCGTTGACCCGGAGTGGCAGCGCCGCGGAATCGGCACGGCCGTGATCGCCTGGCAGGAGGCGCAAACGCGGAAACGCTTTGACCGGGACAAGGCTGCCGGGCACGCCACTGGCCGCCCCCGGTTGCGGATCCGGACTGAGGAACAGCACAGCCATCAGGCGCGGCTCCTGGAGAGCCTGGGATACGGCACCATCCGTTGGTTCAACGAGATGCACAGACCCCTGGCGCAGCCTCTGCCCGACGTCCGGCTTGCCCCCGGTTTCGAGTTCAAAGTTTTGGAACCATCGCTCTTCGAATCCGTCCGACTGGCCCATAACGAGGCATTCCAGGACCACTGGGGGAGCGAGCCCCGGGACGAGGAATCGTGGCATTTCACCATGCACGAGCCCACGGCACGGCATGACTGGAGCGGAGTGATCCTGGACGCCGCCACGGGCGAGGTGGCAGCCTACCAGTTGGCCAGTTACGACCCCGACGCCGCAAAGGACCGCGGCTTCAAGGAAGGGTATACAGAGCTCTTGGGCGTACGGCGGGCCTACCGTGGCAAGGGACTGGCCCAGGCTCTGCTGGCCGAAGCCATGCGCCGCTTCACCGAGGCGGGAATGGACGTAGCCTCCCTTGACGTCGACTCCGCCAATCCGACGGGTGCGCTCGCCTTGTACACAGGGATGGGCTATGCCCCGGTGAACCGCAGCATGACGTGGGAAAAGCAGTTGTAGGTGCCTAGCCGTCCACGTCGTGAAGGTGATGGACGACGTCGTGCAGGAAGTATTGGGAGAACGTCAGCACCGTGAACACGGAACCGTTGCTCCGGGTTCCGGTTCGTTGCCATTCGTCCTGGGTGACCCGGGCGAATGCCTCCGCCGCCTGTTCCCCTTCCGAAACGAGTTCATCCGAAACCTGCGCGGGGTCGGCTGAGGCGTAGTCGCCGTCGAGGGCCGCTTGATCCTGGTCCCAATTGTCGAACGCCGCGCCATCCTGGGTGAGCATGAGGTCAAGGCGATGGCTAAAGAGGCTGAAAACGTCCCGCACGTGGCAGGCGTATTCCACCGGGGACCAGGTGTGATCGTCGGGACGGACCATGGCGTCGCCTCGCCGGAGGACGGCACGCCAGCGGGGGAGCATGTTCAGGACGCTCCCCGGGACGGTGGCAGGGGTGACCGTGGAGGGATCGAAGCCGCACTCGGGGCAGGGCTTTGACGTTACCCAGGTCCAGTCTTTTTCATCCGGAATGATCGGCATGCGGACAGTCTATGCGGCTTCCCCGCCCCGGGTGTTTCAGTGCGGAAAATTTCAAGCCCAATGCCGATTGCTTCGTGTGGCCGCAGGAGTAGAGTTCGTTCCGGGGGGAGAGCCGGAAAGAGAAAACCATGCTCAAGGATCAACAAGTTGCTGCCGTTCTCCCGGCACAGGATCTGAACCGGGCCCGCGCGTTCTACAGCGAGAAACTCGGTCTTGACCCCGACAACCCGGAGGCGGAGGACAACCTTCAGTACACGTGCGGCGGCGGAACCGGCTTCCTTGTTTATCAAACACCGAACGCCGGAACGGCCAAGAACACGCAAATAGGCTGGATGGTCAGCGACGTGGCGGCCACAGTGGCCGAGTTGCGTGATAAAGGAGTGGTCTTCGAAGACTACGATTTCCCGGGATTGAAAACGGAAAACGGCATAGCCACCATGCCCGACGGCAGCGCCGCGGCCTGGTTCCTGGACAGCGAGGGGAACATCCTTAGCATCAACCAAACCGGCTAGCCGGAAATGACTGTGGGGCCGGCGATGTGCCGGCCCCACAGTCATGCATCCTTCGGGCCCTAGTGGGCGGCGTCCCCTGATTCAGCCCCGGCCATGCTCGGCCCGATTGCTTCCACCGGCTGGGACAGCGGGACTCCCGAACCGTCCCGGCGTCCGTGCTCCACCGGCAAGGCCCTGGCTACGCCTGCCGCCGAGGAAGCTTTCGCCGGACCATGCCCGGCCCACGCAAGCAGCAGGGTGTCCTCGCCCTTGAGGAACCGGTGCGCGCGGACGCCACCAGTGGCCCGGCCCTTCACCGGGTATTCCTCAAAAGCCGTCACCTTGGCGGTCCCCGGCGCGGTTCCCGGCAGGGCGCCGTTGGTGCCGGCAATGGTCACCACGACGGCGGCAGGATCGCCGGCGCGGACCGCGCCGAAGTGGATGACCTCGTCCCCGGCGGCAAGCTTGATGCCTGCCATGCCACCGGCAGTCCTGCCCTGCGGCCGGACGTTGGCGGCACTGAAGCGCAGGAGCTGGGCCTGCTTGGTGATGAAGACGAGGTCGGTGTCGTCCTCCGGCGCGGGCTCGACGGCGAGGACGGCATCTTTGTCCTTGAGGGAAATGATGTCCCAGTCTTCCCGGTTCAACGGGTAATCGGGCTGGACGCGCTTGACCACGCCTTGCACCGTGCCGATGGCCAGGACCGCATCCAGCGGGACGAACGCCACGAGCGTCTCGCCCTTGAGCAGGGTAATGAATTCCTTGGCCGGTACGCCCCCGGCGAGGTTGGGCAGCCCGTTGACAGGCGGCAGCACGGGCATGTCCATCACCTGGAGGCGCAGCATGCGGCCAAGGGACGTGACGGCACCGATTTCACCGCGGGCGGTGGTCTTGACCACTGAGCGGAACACATCATGCTTGGTGCGCGGACCGGCCTCGGCCAGGGGTTCCTGGTTGGAGGTCCGGGCGATCTGCCCGGAGACACTGAGCAGCGCCCAGCAGGGATCATCCGGTATCTCCAGGGGCAGTGCTGCTGCCTTGCCCTTGGGGCCGGGCGCAGCCATCGACGCCGCGACCGTGGGGGAGACCGCCTCGGATTCCAAGAGCACAGTCCTGCGGGGTGTCCCGTACTTCTCGGCAACGTCGGCGAGCTCACCCGAGACGAGCTCACGCAGGAGCTGGTCGGAACCAAGAATGGCTTCCAAGGCCTCGATCTCCCGGCGCAGCTCCTCCTGTTCCTTTTCGAGCTCGATCCGTGAGTACTTGGTCAGCTGCCGCAGGCGCAGTTCAAGGATGTAGTTGGCCTGGATTTCCGTGAGGTCGTAAATGGACATCAAACGGTCCCGCGCGGCCGCGGCTTCGTCCGAAGAACGGATGACCTGGATGACTTCGTCGATGTCCACGATCGCAATGAGCAAGCCCTCCACCAAGTGGAGGCGGTCCTTTTTCTTGCCGAGCCGGAAACTGGTCCGGCGCCGCACGACGTCCAGGCGATGGTCCACGTAGACCTGGAGGAGCTGCACCAACCCCAGCGTCTGGGGCTGACCATCCACGAGGGTGACGTTGTTGATGCCGAACGAGTCTTCCATCGGCGAGTAGCGGTAGAGCTGCTGCAGCACGGCGTTGGGGTTGAATCCGTTCTTCAACTCGATAACCAGGCGGAGCCCGTGGTTACGGTCGGTCAGGTCCACCACATCACTGATGCCGGTCAGCTTCTTGGCATTGACGGCATCCTTGATCCGCTCGATCACCTTCTCCGGGCCCACCATGTAGGGGAGCTCCGTTACCACCAGGCCCGTGCGGCGGGCCGTGAGTTGCTCCACTTCCACCTTGGCCCGCGTCTTGAAGGAACCGCGGCCGGTGGCGTACGCATCACGAATGCCGTCCAGGCCAACAATGCGGCCGCCTGTGGGAAGGTCCGGGCCGGGAATGAACCGCATGATGTCGTCGAGGGTGGCATCGGGATTGGCAATCAGGTGGCGGGCAGCCGCGATCACTTCCACCAGGTTGTGCGGGGCCATGTTGGTGGCCATGCCCACCGCGATGCCCGTGGTGCCGTTCACCAGCAGGTTGGGGAAGGCCGCCGGAAGAACTTCCGGCTGCGTCAGCTGGTTGTCGTAGTTGGGAACGAAATCCACCACGTTCTCGTCGAGGTGGTCGGTCATCGTCAGGGCCGCAGCCGCGAGCCGGGCTTCCGTGTAGCGGGGAGCCGCCGGGCCGTCGTCGAGCGAGCCAAAGTTGCCGTGGCCGTCGATCAGGGGGAGCCGGAGCGAAAAGTCCTGCGCCATGCGCACCATGGCGTCGTAGATGGCCGCGTCGCCGTGCGGGTGCAGCTTGCCCATGACTTCGCCCACCACGCGTGCGCTCTTGACGTGGCCGCGGTCGGGGCGGAGGCCCATGTCGGCCATCATGTAGAGGATGCGCCGCTGTACGGGCTTGAGTCCATCGCGGGCGTCGGGAAGGGCCCGCGAGTAGATGACCGAGTAGGCGTACTCCAGGAAGGAGCCCTCCATCTCGGAAGTGACGTCAATGTCGACGATCGTCTCGGTGAAATCGCCGAGCGGCTCGCCTTTGCGTGCGGAAGTTTGGCTGCGGGCCATGGGGCAGGTGGATCCTTAAACGTGTACTGCGGATGTTTTAGCTAGGCTAAGCCTATGGTGGATCAGCCCGGGGCCGGCATTTATCCGGAATATTGGGAGGCCGATGTCGTCCTGCGTGACGGCGGAACCGCCCACCTTCGTCCTATTCGGCCCGAGGACGCGGATGCACTCCAGGCATTCCACGCCGGCCAGTCACAGGCCTCCATCTATATGAGGTTCTTCTCCTTCAAGCCCAAGCTCTCCGGCAAGGAAGTCCGGCGGTTCACCGAAGTCGACCACGTCAATCGTGTGGCATTCGTCATCACCATCGGTGGAGAAATCATGGGCGTGGGCCGCTACGACCGGCTCGATGATCCCGCTGAAGCGGAGGTGGCCTTCAATATCTCGGATAAGCACCAAGGCCGGGGAATTGGATCCATCCTCCTGGAGCACCTTGCCGTGGCTGCGCGGGAGAACGGCATCCGGCGGTTCACCGCCGAGGTCCTCCCGGAAAACCGGAAGATGCTCATGGTCTTCGCCGACGCCGGGTACGACCTCACGCGGCAGTTCGACGATGGCGTGGTCAGCGTCGAATTCAACATCGATCCGACCGAAAAATCCCGGGCCGTCATGGAGTCCCGTGAGCACCGCGCGGAGGCGCGCAGCGTACGCGACTTGCTGGCGCCGTCGTCGGTGGCCGTCGTCGGTGCCAGCCGCAAGTGGGGAACAGTCGGCTACCAACTGCTGGAGCACATCATCGAGGGCGGCTTCAAGGGCCCGGTTTATGCGGTGAACCCGGAGGCATTCGAACTGGCGGGCATGCTGTCATTCGGCAAGCTGTCCGAGATTCCCGATCCGGTGCAGCTGGCCATCATCGCCGTGCCCTACGAGGAAGTGCCCGCAGTGGTGGCGGACTGCGCTGCCGCCGGCGTCAAAGGGCTCGTCGTGGCCACGGCAGGCTTCGCCGACGACGGCGAACGGGGCCTCGCGCGGCAACACGAGCTGGTCCGGCAGGCCAGGGCGAACGGCATGCGCGTGGTCGGCCCGGAATCCCTCGGAATGCTCAACACGAACCCGGATGTTTCCCTCAACGCGTCCATGGCGCCGTCCATGCCGCCAAGGGGCGGCTTGGGCCTGTTCACGCAGTCGGCCGCAGTCGGGGTGGCCGTGTACGCGGCGGCGAGCCGCAGGCGGCTCGGAATATCCTCCTTCCTTTCCGCGGGGAACCGCGCCGACGTCTCCGGCAATGACGCCATGCAGTACTGGGAAGACGATCCCGATACCTCCGCCGTCGGCTTGTACCTCGAGTCAATCGGCAATCCGCGCAAGTTTTCCCGGCTGGCCCGTCGGTTGTCCCGCAGCAAGCCGGTGATCGTCGCCAAGTCGGACGTCACCGGACTCCGCCTCCCGCCGGGTCATGAGGTGCGTACTACGCAGGCGCCCTCGGCCGCGTTGGATGCCATGATGCGCCAGGCAGGCGTCATCCGGGTGGACACGATCGAACAGTTGATGGACATTGCCCAAGTGGTCTCCACGCAGCCCCTTCCCAACGGTCCCGGAGTGGCGGTCTTTTCCAATTCGGTCGCCTTGGCCACCGTGGTGGCCGATACCGCCGTTCCGGCCGGACTGGACATTGTCCGGACGGTGACGGACGTGGATCTCGACGCCGGAATGTCCGTTGCGCTGCCGGCTTTCCGGGAGCGGGTGCGGGAGGTCCTGGCGGACGACCACGTCAATGCGCTGGTGGCCGCGCTGCTGCCTGCGCGGGGATTGACGGTGGAAGCATTGGCCGGTGTCCTGGCGGAGTGCGCCGAAGAGGCAGGCAAGCCTGTGGTCGCGGCGTTCTCCGGAATCCTTGACGCCTCCATCCATGTGGAAGGCTTGGTGGGCGGGCCCGGCAAGCCCCGGCTCCCTTGCTACTCCAATTCGGGCTCGGCTGTGGCAGCGCTGGCAGCCATCGTCGAATATGCCCAGTGGGTGGGCAGGGACCATGGCCTGTTCGCCGAGCCCGAAGGGTGCGATGCCGATGGGACCCAGGAAACACTGGCCGCGATGCTGTCAGGGGTCACAGGCGAAAAGCTGAGGAAGCTCGACGCCGGTGCTGCCGCAACGTTGCTTTCCGGCTACGGCATCAACGTTGTGCCCACGTTCGGGTTTGGCACGCCGGAGGAGGCCGTGGCAGCAGCCGAATCGATCGGCTGGCCCGTGGTCCTCAAGACGACCGATCCGGCGCTAAGGCACAGGCTGGACCTCGGCGGCGTCCGGTTGGACATTCAGGACGCTGCCTCGCTCCGCCAGAACATCGACCAGATGCACCGGGCTTTGAAGCCCTACGGATCGCCGTCCCTGGAACTACAGGCCATGGCGCCGGTCGGCCAGGCGTGCACCTTCCGGGCCATGGAAGATCCCTTGCTTGGTCCGGTGCTGTCTTTCGGATTGGCCGGTGATGCGGTGAACCTCCTGGAAGACTGGGCCCACCGGGTGCCCCCGTTGTCCGCCGCCGA
The Paenarthrobacter ureafaciens genome window above contains:
- a CDS encoding VOC family protein, producing MLKDQQVAAVLPAQDLNRARAFYSEKLGLDPDNPEAEDNLQYTCGGGTGFLVYQTPNAGTAKNTQIGWMVSDVAATVAELRDKGVVFEDYDFPGLKTENGIATMPDGSAAAWFLDSEGNILSINQTG
- a CDS encoding GNAT family N-acetyltransferase; translation: MVDQPGAGIYPEYWEADVVLRDGGTAHLRPIRPEDADALQAFHAGQSQASIYMRFFSFKPKLSGKEVRRFTEVDHVNRVAFVITIGGEIMGVGRYDRLDDPAEAEVAFNISDKHQGRGIGSILLEHLAVAARENGIRRFTAEVLPENRKMLMVFADAGYDLTRQFDDGVVSVEFNIDPTEKSRAVMESREHRAEARSVRDLLAPSSVAVVGASRKWGTVGYQLLEHIIEGGFKGPVYAVNPEAFELAGMLSFGKLSEIPDPVQLAIIAVPYEEVPAVVADCAAAGVKGLVVATAGFADDGERGLARQHELVRQARANGMRVVGPESLGMLNTNPDVSLNASMAPSMPPRGGLGLFTQSAAVGVAVYAAASRRRLGISSFLSAGNRADVSGNDAMQYWEDDPDTSAVGLYLESIGNPRKFSRLARRLSRSKPVIVAKSDVTGLRLPPGHEVRTTQAPSAALDAMMRQAGVIRVDTIEQLMDIAQVVSTQPLPNGPGVAVFSNSVALATVVADTAVPAGLDIVRTVTDVDLDAGMSVALPAFRERVREVLADDHVNALVAALLPARGLTVEALAGVLAECAEEAGKPVVAAFSGILDASIHVEGLVGGPGKPRLPCYSNSGSAVAALAAIVEYAQWVGRDHGLFAEPEGCDADGTQETLAAMLSGVTGEKLRKLDAGAAATLLSGYGINVVPTFGFGTPEEAVAAAESIGWPVVLKTTDPALRHRLDLGGVRLDIQDAASLRQNIDQMHRALKPYGSPSLELQAMAPVGQACTFRAMEDPLLGPVLSFGLAGDAVNLLEDWAHRVPPLSAADLHDIIRSPRASRKLFGYQGLPPVDVGALEDIAARLAKLKDDHPGIALVELNPVLAGPTGATILGADVWIANAAQRTDSARRAMRG
- a CDS encoding DinB family protein, with the protein product MPIIPDEKDWTWVTSKPCPECGFDPSTVTPATVPGSVLNMLPRWRAVLRRGDAMVRPDDHTWSPVEYACHVRDVFSLFSHRLDLMLTQDGAAFDNWDQDQAALDGDYASADPAQVSDELVSEGEQAAEAFARVTQDEWQRTGTRSNGSVFTVLTFSQYFLHDVVHHLHDVDG
- a CDS encoding DNA gyrase/topoisomerase IV subunit A, with product MARSQTSARKGEPLGDFTETIVDIDVTSEMEGSFLEYAYSVIYSRALPDARDGLKPVQRRILYMMADMGLRPDRGHVKSARVVGEVMGKLHPHGDAAIYDAMVRMAQDFSLRLPLIDGHGNFGSLDDGPAAPRYTEARLAAAALTMTDHLDENVVDFVPNYDNQLTQPEVLPAAFPNLLVNGTTGIAVGMATNMAPHNLVEVIAAARHLIANPDATLDDIMRFIPGPDLPTGGRIVGLDGIRDAYATGRGSFKTRAKVEVEQLTARRTGLVVTELPYMVGPEKVIERIKDAVNAKKLTGISDVVDLTDRNHGLRLVIELKNGFNPNAVLQQLYRYSPMEDSFGINNVTLVDGQPQTLGLVQLLQVYVDHRLDVVRRRTSFRLGKKKDRLHLVEGLLIAIVDIDEVIQVIRSSDEAAAARDRLMSIYDLTEIQANYILELRLRQLTKYSRIELEKEQEELRREIEALEAILGSDQLLRELVSGELADVAEKYGTPRRTVLLESEAVSPTVAASMAAPGPKGKAAALPLEIPDDPCWALLSVSGQIARTSNQEPLAEAGPRTKHDVFRSVVKTTARGEIGAVTSLGRMLRLQVMDMPVLPPVNGLPNLAGGVPAKEFITLLKGETLVAFVPLDAVLAIGTVQGVVKRVQPDYPLNREDWDIISLKDKDAVLAVEPAPEDDTDLVFITKQAQLLRFSAANVRPQGRTAGGMAGIKLAAGDEVIHFGAVRAGDPAAVVVTIAGTNGALPGTAPGTAKVTAFEEYPVKGRATGGVRAHRFLKGEDTLLLAWAGHGPAKASSAAGVARALPVEHGRRDGSGVPLSQPVEAIGPSMAGAESGDAAH
- the cydD gene encoding thiol reductant ABC exporter subunit CydD; its protein translation is MKPAFPSGQATRSALYGIGLLAALKALALVLMAQAVAGMLAGIAGGGADWRSGLALGAAGTVLRSLAVWGQGIASRRAALGVKEELRAQLIDRALSDGGSTTGSLNDGGLAILATRGLDALDNYYTQYLPALVNCAAIPLLVGTRILFADWVSAAVIVLTVPLVPLFMVLIGRHTEDHVKDAQSTLRRLSGHILELAKGLPVLVGLGRASEQRAALEEISEQYRNRTMVTLRTAFLSALALELIATISVAVVAVFIGVRLVGGDMALEAGLLALILAPDCYLPLRELGTAHHASDDGREALQTTTEVLSAPRSTRISDAPAHSAAPGQVVVRDLSVRFAGRNAAAVGTLSFTAPARMVTALDGPSGAGKSTVLGVLAGLVGDGATASVQGTLAGAGPDDVALVPQHPVIACDSVQEEIELYLGASDDDDAVARILEAVAAGHLAAKHPAELSPGELRRVALARGLARLRSGASILLLDEPTAHLDPLTASVVRTTIESLRGSATVILVAHDAATKALADTTVHLGPSGQTGGERGTENIGAAAPAGGLPVAPAEFPRPAIDDAPASPALGAGGSGRFAATTALAAVLKPVGWKFTAAAAVGVLAALFAVALSGLSGWLIIRASQQPPILYLLGAIVGVRFFGIGRAVLRYCERLLTHDAIFAAMTTLRGSLWGTLSRRALALRRLLQGGNVLGAIVDDVDTLRDLLPRVVLPPLTAIGVGAAAVIATSIVLPGALPATILAALCGLLAAPALSLLADRNAAKAEQRLRSQVLGGVAAALDARADLTANRVAGPLLKVLRDKDRAATTAAQRSAWAEGLGQAVTVLGCSLAALWTGTLAAGTAVQPELVAVIVLMQLALVEPYAGVVTAVRQAPALAAVLQRVSAAGALDAAGGLDKEPEAGTEPRPVVGKAHDDGSAVAPALLPHAGLLLDGIAARWPDGPTVFSNVSAEARPGRWLAVTGPSGSGKSTLLSVLLGFLPVTEGTVRLSGTVAWCPQEAHLFDSTIRGNLMLGRPAANKPGEAEMYRALADVGLDALVETLPGKLDTRIGPGGVFLSGGERQRLAMARTLLTGARILLLDEPTAHLDAGSAETMMTALRRGLKDITVVLVTHNPADIDPADARLDLPDRQTVSESAAELVGHPTGQ
- a CDS encoding GNAT family N-acetyltransferase — its product is MPEETSPQTVPNQQLAADAFPDPAATGLRWEPASAAHLETWAALIARTAAVEHPSWFEKPGDLVHILESTTNEARIHTLIGLDTEGVARAYGRITKNPEGDKAAGMGCVDPEWQRRGIGTAVIAWQEAQTRKRFDRDKAAGHATGRPRLRIRTEEQHSHQARLLESLGYGTIRWFNEMHRPLAQPLPDVRLAPGFEFKVLEPSLFESVRLAHNEAFQDHWGSEPRDEESWHFTMHEPTARHDWSGVILDAATGEVAAYQLASYDPDAAKDRGFKEGYTELLGVRRAYRGKGLAQALLAEAMRRFTEAGMDVASLDVDSANPTGALALYTGMGYAPVNRSMTWEKQL